One part of the Drosophila teissieri strain GT53w chromosome 3R, Prin_Dtei_1.1, whole genome shotgun sequence genome encodes these proteins:
- the LOC122622035 gene encoding leucine-rich repeat-containing protein 40 isoform X6 — MMNFGNVEFDSFRGAQECDQASAFGGDFDFGPSCFTHYGCPSDMSDRAGRGRGNPTSSRIPRCAQSPRQAPVAHSPRPSCAFRPIFHERTTHEDDQVLTQQLWKLARKSGTMNLSNKALARVPERLYDINEADADSKAVNLEQLTIKEEDAWWNQVPLNNLDLSSNTLTHLSPKIENLQSLTVLTLHDNALVELPPEIGKLEKLMRLNVSHNKLSQLPREIYSLPELRHLNISYNEFNELNPDISDLHMLEFLDGGHNNIQSLPGGIGFLVRLTALLLPYNHIKELPPDLVNMRSLQKIDLMQNDLTCLPEDMGLLRKLECLYLQHNDILELPEFEGNETLSELHASNNFIKTIPKAMCSNLPHLKILDLRDNKITELPDELCLLRNLNRLDVSNNTISVLPVTLSSLAHLISLQVEGNPIKTIRRDILQCGTSRILKTLHERALAKAKEEGGGAEEAFTSAGISVTRLRAGQTEDGDMPGNFPDSFHHQQQPNGFQCHCPYPCQQQMQQQFCVYEPLRNCQEYNRQTQGHIYEPENYQQQHQNGSLRSLFMQQQKQRMEYPYPRCFMYQQQQQQQFSYEQDPSSSVAVHPRWV, encoded by the exons ATGATGAA CTTCGGTAACGTAGAATTTGACTCGTTCCGCGGAGCCCAGGAATGTGACCAGGCATCCGCATTCGGCGGCGACTTCGACTTTGGCCCCTCCTGCTTTACCCACTACGGCTGTCCCAGCGACATGAGCGATAGGGCCGGCCGAGGACGGGGTAAtcccaccagcagcaggatTCCCCGCTGCGCCCAGAGTCCGCGTCAAGCGCCAGTAGCCCACTCACCCAGGCCAAGCTGCGCCTTCCGTCCGATCTTTCACGAGAGGACCACTCACGAGGACGACCAGGTGCTCACCCAACAACTGTGGAAACTGGCTCGGAAGTCGGGCACCATGAATCTTTCTAATAAGGCATTGGCCAGAG TGCCCGAACGGCTCTACGACATAAACGAGGCAGATGCGGACAGCAAGGCCGTGAATCTTGAGCAGCTTACGATTAAGGAGGAGGATGCCTGGTGGAACCAAGTGCCATTGAACAACCTGGACCTGAGCTCAAACACCTTAACGCACTTATCGCCAAAGATCGAGAACCTGCAGTCACTAACCGTGCTTACG CTGCATGATAATGCTTTGGTGGAGTTGCCACCGGAGATcggaaagctggaaaagctaaTGCGCCTTAATGTTAGTCACAACAAACTGAGCCAGCTGCCCCGTGAGATATACAGTCTACCGGAGCTGCGACACCTCAACATCTCGTACAACGAGTTTAACGAACTTAATCCGGACATCAGTGACCTTCACATGCTTGAGTTTTTG GACGGTGGGCATAACAATATTCAATCCCTGCCCGGCGGCATTGGTTTCCTGGTGCGTCTAACTGCGCTCTTGTTGCCCTATAATCACATCAAGGAACTGCCGCCCGATCTTGTTAACATGCGCT CTTTGCAAAAGATTGATCTGATGCAAAACGACCTGACTTGCTTGCCGGAAGATATGGGCCTGTTGAGAAAGCTGGAATGCCTTTATCTGCAGCATAACGACATTCTGGAACTGCCCGAGTTCGAGGGAAACGAGACCTTGAGCGAGTTGCACGCCagcaataatttcattaag ACCATACCAAAAGCTATGTGCAGTAACTTGCCCCACCTGAAGATACTCGATCTGCGGGACAATAAGATCACGGAGCTGCCCGACGAGCTGTGCCTGCTGCGTAACCTAAACCGCCTCGATGTGTCTAACAATACGATCAGCGTGCTGCCAGTCACATTGTCCTCTTTGGCCCACCTGATTAGCCTGCAGGTGGAGGGAAATCCCATTAAGACAATAAGACGCGACATCCTGCAATGTGGAACATCGCGGATCTTAAAGACTCTGCACGAGAGAGCGTTGGCCAAGGCCAAGGAGGAGGGTGGTGGCGCCGAGGAGGCCTTCACGTCAGCGGGCATCAGTGTTACCCGTTTGCGTGCTGGCCAAACGGAAGATGGTGATATGCCCGGAAACTTTCCGGATAG CTttcaccaccagcaacagccgAACGGGTTTCAATGTCATTGTCCATATCCATgccagcagcaaatgcagcagcagtttTGTGTGTATGAGCCGCTCAGAAACTGTCAGGAATATAATCGCCAGACCCAGGGCCACATATATGAGCCGGAAaactaccagcagcagcatcagaatGGCAGTTTGAGATCACTTTTTATgcaacagcagaagcagcgaATGGAATATCCCTATCCACGTTGCTTTATgtaccaacagcagcagcaacagcagtttTCTTATGAGCAGGATCCATCCTCTAGCGTAGCTGTCCATCCACGTTGGGTGTA A
- the LOC122622035 gene encoding leucine-rich repeat-containing protein 40 isoform X7 encodes MCGPYPRRRRYYQIREFQMASSADELESEDQDDELELDDPEPPTRAEDLPERLYDINEADADSKAVNLEQLTIKEEDAWWNQVPLNNLDLSSNTLTHLSPKIENLQSLTVLTLHDNALVELPPEIGKLEKLMRLNVSHNKLSQLPREIYSLPELRHLNISYNEFNELNPDISDLHMLEFLDGGHNNIQSLPGGIGFLVRLTALLLPYNHIKELPPDLVNMRSLQKIDLMQNDLTCLPEDMGLLRKLECLYLQHNDILELPEFEGNETLSELHASNNFIKTIPKAMCSNLPHLKILDLRDNKITELPDELCLLRNLNRLDVSNNTISVLPVTLSSLAHLISLQVEGNPIKTIRRDILQCGTSRILKTLHERALAKAKEEGGGAEEAFTSAGISVTRLRAGQTEDGDMPGNFPDSFHHQQQPNGFQCHCPYPCQQQMQQQFCVYEPLRNCQEYNRQTQGHIYEPENYQQQHQNGSLRSLFMQQQKQRMEYPYPRCFMYQQQQQQQFSYEQDPSSSVAVHPRWV; translated from the exons ATGTGCGGTCCTTATCCGCGGAGGCGTCGCTACTACCAGATTCGCGAATTCCAGATGGCCTCCTCGGCGGACGAGCTGGAAAGCGAGGATCAGGACGATGAGCTGGAACTGGATGATCCCGAACCTCCGACCCGCGCTGAAGACT TGCCCGAACGGCTCTACGACATAAACGAGGCAGATGCGGACAGCAAGGCCGTGAATCTTGAGCAGCTTACGATTAAGGAGGAGGATGCCTGGTGGAACCAAGTGCCATTGAACAACCTGGACCTGAGCTCAAACACCTTAACGCACTTATCGCCAAAGATCGAGAACCTGCAGTCACTAACCGTGCTTACG CTGCATGATAATGCTTTGGTGGAGTTGCCACCGGAGATcggaaagctggaaaagctaaTGCGCCTTAATGTTAGTCACAACAAACTGAGCCAGCTGCCCCGTGAGATATACAGTCTACCGGAGCTGCGACACCTCAACATCTCGTACAACGAGTTTAACGAACTTAATCCGGACATCAGTGACCTTCACATGCTTGAGTTTTTG GACGGTGGGCATAACAATATTCAATCCCTGCCCGGCGGCATTGGTTTCCTGGTGCGTCTAACTGCGCTCTTGTTGCCCTATAATCACATCAAGGAACTGCCGCCCGATCTTGTTAACATGCGCT CTTTGCAAAAGATTGATCTGATGCAAAACGACCTGACTTGCTTGCCGGAAGATATGGGCCTGTTGAGAAAGCTGGAATGCCTTTATCTGCAGCATAACGACATTCTGGAACTGCCCGAGTTCGAGGGAAACGAGACCTTGAGCGAGTTGCACGCCagcaataatttcattaag ACCATACCAAAAGCTATGTGCAGTAACTTGCCCCACCTGAAGATACTCGATCTGCGGGACAATAAGATCACGGAGCTGCCCGACGAGCTGTGCCTGCTGCGTAACCTAAACCGCCTCGATGTGTCTAACAATACGATCAGCGTGCTGCCAGTCACATTGTCCTCTTTGGCCCACCTGATTAGCCTGCAGGTGGAGGGAAATCCCATTAAGACAATAAGACGCGACATCCTGCAATGTGGAACATCGCGGATCTTAAAGACTCTGCACGAGAGAGCGTTGGCCAAGGCCAAGGAGGAGGGTGGTGGCGCCGAGGAGGCCTTCACGTCAGCGGGCATCAGTGTTACCCGTTTGCGTGCTGGCCAAACGGAAGATGGTGATATGCCCGGAAACTTTCCGGATAG CTttcaccaccagcaacagccgAACGGGTTTCAATGTCATTGTCCATATCCATgccagcagcaaatgcagcagcagtttTGTGTGTATGAGCCGCTCAGAAACTGTCAGGAATATAATCGCCAGACCCAGGGCCACATATATGAGCCGGAAaactaccagcagcagcatcagaatGGCAGTTTGAGATCACTTTTTATgcaacagcagaagcagcgaATGGAATATCCCTATCCACGTTGCTTTATgtaccaacagcagcagcaacagcagtttTCTTATGAGCAGGATCCATCCTCTAGCGTAGCTGTCCATCCACGTTGGGTGTAG